A stretch of Candidatus Dormiibacterota bacterium DNA encodes these proteins:
- the infC gene encoding translation initiation factor IF-3 translates to MSGGSGTIAFRELRINEQIRIPHVRLFDDTTQEAFGIVAIEKARQLAVERELDLVEVAPQAQPPVCRLMDYGRFKFEALKREKDSRREHNVVRLKEMKLRPKISEHDFNTKYGYVRHFLADGDKVKLTIMFRGRELVHQEYGRRLLDRMAQELKDVAIVERMPLVEGRNMIMILSPLAKKHARVIPEKGSAPTDQEETDAEAAAVTSPPASDQSSNGSTSRNDAEDQNP, encoded by the coding sequence ATGTCAGGAGGGTCAGGAACCATCGCCTTTCGTGAGCTCCGTATCAACGAGCAGATCCGAATCCCGCACGTGCGTCTCTTCGACGACACGACCCAGGAGGCGTTCGGCATCGTGGCCATCGAGAAGGCACGCCAGCTCGCCGTGGAGCGGGAACTGGACCTGGTCGAGGTGGCCCCGCAGGCACAACCGCCGGTCTGCCGGCTCATGGACTACGGGCGCTTCAAGTTCGAGGCGCTCAAGCGGGAGAAGGACAGCCGCCGCGAGCACAACGTCGTCCGTCTCAAGGAGATGAAGCTGCGCCCGAAGATCTCGGAGCACGACTTCAACACCAAGTACGGCTACGTGCGGCACTTCCTCGCCGACGGCGACAAGGTGAAGCTCACCATCATGTTCCGCGGTCGCGAGCTGGTCCACCAGGAGTACGGCCGGCGGCTCCTCGACCGCATGGCCCAGGAGCTCAAGGACGTCGCCATCGTCGAGCGGATGCCGCTCGTCGAGGGCAGGAACATGATCATGATCCTGAGCCCGCTGGCCAAGAAGCACGCAAGGGTGATACCGGAGAAGGGCTCCGCCCCGACCGACCAGGAGGAGACCGATGCGGAGGCCGCGGCGGTCACCAGCCCTCCGGCCTCCGACCAGTCCTCGAACGGGAGCACCAGCAGGAACGATGCCGAAGATCAGAACCCATAA
- the rpmI gene encoding 50S ribosomal protein L35 — protein MPKIRTHKGTQKRFTVSGTGKLMRRKAFRSHLLEHKSAKRKRAYRRMHQVAPVDARHVTRLAPYLDKK, from the coding sequence ATGCCGAAGATCAGAACCCATAAGGGCACGCAGAAGCGCTTCACCGTGTCGGGCACGGGCAAGCTGATGCGTCGCAAGGCCTTCCGGTCCCATCTGCTCGAGCACAAGAGCGCCAAGCGCAAGCGCGCCTACCGGCGCATGCACCAGGTGGCTCCCGTGGACGCGCGGCACGTGACCCGGCTCGCCCCCTACCTCGACAAGAAGTAA
- the rplT gene encoding 50S ribosomal protein L20, whose translation MARVKRGVTARARHKKILELAEGFSGTHRRLFKPANEAVMHSLAYAYRDRKQRKGDMRRLWIARINAAARQNGLAYNTFMHGLKAAGVEVNRKMLSEIAVHDAAAFTQLVEVARGALAPA comes from the coding sequence ATGGCCAGGGTCAAGCGGGGCGTCACCGCACGCGCCCGTCACAAGAAGATTCTCGAGCTCGCCGAGGGCTTCTCGGGGACGCATCGCCGCCTGTTCAAGCCCGCCAACGAGGCGGTCATGCACTCGCTGGCGTACGCATACCGCGACCGCAAGCAGCGCAAGGGCGACATGCGGCGGCTGTGGATCGCGCGCATCAACGCGGCGGCACGGCAGAACGGCCTCGCCTACAACACCTTCATGCACGGCCTGAAGGCGGCCGGCGTCGAGGTCAATCGCAAGATGCTCTCCGAGATCGCCGTGCACGACGCGGCCGCCTTCACCCAGCTCGTCGAGGTGGCTCGCGGGGCGCTGGCGCCGGCGTGA
- the pheT gene encoding phenylalanine--tRNA ligase subunit beta, whose protein sequence is MRISLRWLRDYAALDAPLSTLVQALVDTGTEVDDVHRDADGAVVAEVLALTPVPKSTRGVRIADIDAGRAEPVRLLTGAPNVGVGDLVVWAPPGTRLPGWEQPVGTRVMFGMDSPGFLCSAVELGLGDDADGLLLLERGVPGQPAAEVLDLDAVLEVEVTPNRPDCLCHVGIARELSAALGEPLNEPPATVPEALTSVSPVESRVTVRVEDPQGCHRFMARVVEDVAIGPSPGWMQRRLRAAGLNPINNVVDVTNFVMLELGQPLHAFDLDRFRQATPGGGAAVQVVVRRARAGESIVDLGGREHQLQEHDLVVCAGSRPVSVAGVIGGDDTGVLPGTRTVLLEAAAWDGPSIRATSRRILAKPTDASMRFSRGLSDTLPPAAIDRAAALIAELGAGRVLRGAVDEHGGALPPIPPVVVPDGRLEEILGCPVDPSEAATALARLGFSVEQEGGRLRVAPPHFRRDVRIPVDVAEEVGRSLGYARVPSTLPGRRRPIGDLAPHPPVEDRVRDVLVGAGLDEAITYSFTAPAAAARLGGAGERRSPIPLRNPLSEEWSVMRTSLLPGLCGALALNLNQGLTDVSLFEIGRAYWEGERTAPPPGSTRDGVDAALPSLPEEPLLLALVSQSGDGRADTVAGRLRHLQSVLAFAGHDLAGVDMTIEPDRIPGLRPGRSGRIVAGGRPVGVIGELEPDVLEGFELRGRVATAELRLDGLVPEVPPTPRFRQPPKYPAVVLDLSVTVPPEALVGSALAIATEAAGPLLESVDTLDEYRGDAVGARKSWTFRLTFRAPDRTLTRNQAQARHEAVAAALEMRLGAEVRR, encoded by the coding sequence GTGAGGATCTCGCTGCGCTGGCTGCGCGACTACGCGGCCCTCGACGCCCCGCTGTCCACCCTGGTGCAGGCGCTCGTCGACACCGGCACCGAGGTCGACGACGTCCACCGCGACGCCGATGGTGCGGTGGTCGCCGAGGTGCTCGCCCTCACCCCGGTGCCGAAGTCGACGCGCGGGGTGCGGATCGCCGACATCGACGCCGGCCGCGCCGAACCGGTGCGGCTGCTCACCGGCGCGCCCAACGTCGGCGTCGGCGACCTGGTGGTCTGGGCGCCGCCCGGCACCCGCCTGCCCGGCTGGGAGCAGCCGGTGGGCACCCGGGTGATGTTCGGGATGGACTCGCCCGGCTTCCTCTGCTCGGCGGTCGAGCTCGGCCTCGGCGACGACGCCGACGGCCTCCTCCTGCTCGAGCGCGGCGTCCCCGGCCAGCCGGCGGCCGAGGTCCTCGACCTCGACGCCGTCCTCGAGGTCGAGGTCACCCCCAACCGCCCCGACTGCCTCTGCCACGTGGGCATCGCCCGCGAGCTCAGCGCCGCCCTCGGCGAGCCGCTGAACGAGCCGCCGGCCACCGTGCCCGAGGCGCTCACCTCGGTGTCACCGGTCGAGAGCCGGGTCACCGTTCGGGTGGAGGACCCGCAGGGCTGCCACCGCTTCATGGCGCGGGTCGTCGAGGACGTGGCGATCGGCCCCTCGCCGGGATGGATGCAGCGGCGGCTGCGCGCCGCCGGCCTCAACCCCATCAACAACGTCGTCGACGTCACCAACTTCGTGATGCTCGAGCTCGGCCAGCCGCTCCACGCCTTCGACCTCGACCGCTTCCGCCAGGCCACCCCCGGCGGCGGCGCCGCCGTCCAGGTGGTGGTGCGCCGCGCCCGCGCCGGCGAGAGCATCGTCGACCTCGGCGGCCGCGAGCACCAGCTCCAGGAGCACGACCTCGTGGTCTGCGCCGGCAGCCGCCCGGTGTCGGTCGCCGGGGTGATCGGCGGCGACGACACCGGCGTGCTCCCCGGCACCCGCACCGTGCTGCTGGAGGCGGCCGCGTGGGACGGCCCCAGCATCCGGGCCACCTCGCGGCGGATCCTCGCCAAGCCCACCGACGCGTCGATGCGCTTCTCGCGGGGGCTGAGCGACACCCTGCCCCCGGCGGCGATCGACCGCGCCGCCGCGCTCATCGCCGAGCTCGGCGCCGGGCGGGTGCTGCGCGGCGCCGTCGACGAGCACGGCGGGGCGCTGCCGCCGATCCCGCCGGTGGTGGTGCCCGACGGCCGGCTGGAGGAGATCCTCGGCTGCCCCGTCGACCCCAGCGAGGCCGCCACCGCGCTCGCCCGGCTGGGATTCAGCGTCGAGCAGGAGGGGGGGAGGCTGCGGGTCGCCCCACCCCACTTCCGCCGCGACGTGCGCATCCCCGTCGACGTCGCCGAGGAGGTGGGGCGCTCGCTCGGCTACGCCCGGGTGCCCAGCACCCTGCCGGGGCGGCGGCGGCCGATCGGCGACCTCGCCCCCCATCCCCCGGTCGAGGACCGGGTGCGCGACGTGCTCGTCGGCGCCGGCCTCGACGAGGCGATCACGTACTCATTCACCGCCCCCGCAGCGGCGGCCCGGCTGGGCGGGGCGGGCGAGAGGCGCTCGCCGATCCCGCTGCGCAACCCGCTCAGCGAGGAATGGAGCGTGATGCGCACCTCGCTCCTCCCCGGGCTCTGCGGCGCCCTCGCGCTCAACCTCAATCAGGGCCTCACCGACGTCTCGCTCTTCGAGATCGGCCGCGCCTACTGGGAGGGCGAGCGCACCGCGCCGCCCCCGGGCTCGACTCGCGACGGGGTCGACGCCGCCCTGCCGTCGCTGCCCGAGGAGCCGCTGCTGCTGGCCCTGGTGTCGCAGAGCGGTGATGGCCGTGCCGACACGGTGGCGGGCCGGCTCCGCCATCTCCAGTCGGTGCTAGCGTTCGCCGGCCATGACCTTGCCGGTGTCGACATGACCATCGAGCCAGACCGTATCCCCGGCCTGCGCCCGGGACGCTCCGGCCGCATCGTCGCCGGCGGCCGCCCTGTCGGCGTCATCGGCGAGCTCGAGCCCGACGTCCTCGAGGGCTTCGAGCTGCGCGGCCGGGTCGCCACCGCCGAGCTGCGCCTCGACGGCCTGGTGCCCGAGGTGCCGCCCACGCCGCGGTTCCGGCAGCCGCCGAAGTACCCCGCGGTGGTGCTCGACCTCTCCGTCACCGTGCCCCCCGAGGCGCTCGTCGGGAGCGCCCTGGCGATCGCCACCGAGGCCGCCGGTCCGCTGCTCGAGAGCGTCGACACCCTCGACGAGTACCGCGGCGACGCCGTCGGCGCGCGCAAGAGCTGGACCTTCCGGCTCACCTTCCGCGCCCCCGATCGCACCCTGACCCGCAATCAGGCGCAGGCCCGGCACGAGGCGGTCGCCGCCGCGCTCGAGATGCGCCTCGGCGCAGAGGTTCGCCGGTGA
- the pheS gene encoding phenylalanine--tRNA ligase subunit alpha: MDDLHTLGSRALDEVAAAADPGALEEVRNRYLGRGDGLISARLRGIGQIPDEAARRQVGKTLGELRGRVDDAIEERRRDLERAAESARTGAEAIDLTRPAPPLRRGHLHPVTRCSREIRRIFGHLGYTAVGGPEVEYDRYNFELVNMPPGHPSRDVQETFWIDDARLLRTHTTPVQIRSMIERGAPLRIIVPGKTFRRDYDATHFPMFHQVEGLCVDEGIALSDLKGTLEYFARSMFGPDRAIRLRPHHFAYTEPSLEVDVSCMVCGGGGCGTCRQSGWIEILGSGMVHPNVLRNGGVDPDRYSGFAFGMGIERIAQLAYGIEDGRPLFQNDVRFIRQ, translated from the coding sequence CTGGACGACCTCCACACCCTGGGGTCCCGGGCCCTCGACGAGGTGGCCGCCGCCGCCGACCCGGGCGCCCTCGAGGAGGTGAGGAACCGCTACCTGGGCCGCGGCGACGGCCTCATCAGCGCGCGCCTGCGCGGCATCGGCCAGATCCCCGACGAGGCGGCCCGCCGGCAGGTCGGCAAGACCCTCGGCGAGCTGCGCGGCCGCGTCGACGACGCCATCGAGGAGCGCCGCCGCGACCTCGAGCGCGCCGCCGAGTCGGCACGGACGGGCGCCGAGGCGATCGACCTCACCCGGCCGGCCCCGCCGCTGCGCCGCGGCCACCTCCACCCGGTCACCCGCTGCTCCCGCGAGATCCGCCGCATCTTCGGCCACCTCGGCTACACCGCCGTCGGCGGCCCCGAGGTGGAGTACGACCGCTACAACTTCGAGCTGGTCAACATGCCGCCGGGCCATCCCTCCCGCGACGTGCAGGAGACCTTCTGGATCGACGACGCCCGGCTGCTGCGCACCCACACCACCCCGGTGCAGATCCGCAGCATGATCGAGCGGGGCGCGCCGCTCCGGATCATCGTGCCCGGCAAGACCTTCCGCCGCGACTACGACGCCACCCACTTCCCGATGTTCCACCAGGTCGAGGGTCTCTGCGTCGACGAGGGCATCGCCCTGAGCGACCTCAAGGGCACGCTCGAGTACTTCGCACGGTCGATGTTCGGTCCCGACCGCGCGATCCGGCTGCGACCGCACCACTTCGCCTACACCGAGCCCTCGCTCGAGGTCGACGTCTCCTGCATGGTCTGCGGCGGCGGGGGCTGCGGGACCTGCCGGCAGAGCGGCTGGATCGAGATCCTCGGCAGCGGCATGGTGCACCCCAACGTGCTCCGCAACGGCGGGGTCGACCCCGACCGCTACAGCGGCTTCGCCTTCGGCATGGGCATCGAGCGGATCGCCCAGCTCGCCTACGGCATCGAGGACGGGCGCCCTCTCTTCCAGAACGACGTCCGCTTCATCCGCCAGTGA